The segment TTCCTCCTCGTATAATATGATTATCAAATCAATCAAAAATTCATATCTCAATTGGTATATTAAATTATAAGTACCAATTGATTACTGGAAATTAACCATAAATAATTGTCTTTTCTCTAAACATTCACTTCTCAAAAATTGAATATTAAAATTGACTGCTACAGTTTTATTTTGCCCTTTATCTTTGGTAAACTAAAATCAGAAAAAGTTTAAGCCTGTTTTAGTTTATTTGGATATTTTTTGATTCCTCCTGCTGGACACGCTTTAGGATAATGCATGCCACAGCTCGGTTTAGACTGAACCCCGAAGGATTACATAACTAATGTTAACTCGTTTGCTGTGCACTGGTAGCTTACCACACCTGATTGAGCATTTCAGATGTGTGCACCCTGTAATCTATCCAGTAGCTCTAATATCTGCGAGGCTGCATTATGTGTAATCCCTAAGGATAAAGGGCTTTATTCTTTTTCTTACCACTACTTACAAAAAGGAGGTCTTTTAATTGCCAAATACTTTAATCGTGGGCATTGATATCAGTAGTCAGTCAAATTCTATCTTCTTTATCGATGATGCTGGTAATCATCTAATTAAAAAACCTTTTTCTTTACCTAATGACCAAGAAGGTGCTAATGAATTAGTTGATAAGATTATTGATTGCCTTAATCAATTTAATCTTTCATCTGTTAAGGTTGGTATGGAATCAACTTCCCATTATGCTTGGCATCTTCATCTTTACCTCGCTTCATCTTCTGAGTTGCTTCCTTACAAACCTGCT is part of the Caldicellulosiruptoraceae bacterium PP1 genome and harbors:
- a CDS encoding transposase, translated to MPNTLIVGIDISSQSNSIFFIDDAGNHLIKKPFSLPNDQEGANELVDKIIDCLNQFNLSSVKVGMESTSHYAWHLHLYLASSSELLPYKPA